In one window of Kitasatospora sp. MMS16-BH015 DNA:
- a CDS encoding PLP-dependent aminotransferase family protein produces the protein MEWLACYRTVLAAAGRDELDYPKVAGLPLLRDSLAGYLGRVRGVRSSVETVMVTAGFAQGLSLLCEALPRFGIRKLAIEDPGHNNQRRFIEECGMRTVPVPLDGEGVDVDRLAATGARAVLVTPAHQFPTGITMSPARRQALVRWAQDVDGLIIEDDYDGEFWFDQSHRPSSLQELAPDQVIYAGTASKALVPGLRLGWLAVPPHLSALLSKVRSRHDLGSDGITQRAFSELITSGMLDRHLRRVRSRYRSRREAFTQAVELHLPCAGIVGSSAGLHAYLQLPADIEESPLVEAALRRSVLVHGGKRYQFTPGERPPALVVGYSTLPLAGIAESMFAIRDAVDEQRAARGRFATGGPVAHRRAGQRKAVHSRS, from the coding sequence GTGGAGTGGCTGGCCTGTTATCGCACCGTTCTGGCCGCGGCCGGCCGCGACGAACTGGACTACCCCAAGGTGGCCGGGCTGCCGCTGCTGCGCGACTCGCTGGCCGGCTACCTGGGCCGGGTCCGCGGGGTGCGCAGCAGCGTCGAGACGGTGATGGTCACGGCCGGGTTCGCCCAGGGGCTGTCGCTGCTCTGCGAGGCGCTGCCCCGCTTCGGCATCCGCAAGTTGGCGATCGAGGACCCGGGGCACAACAACCAGCGTCGGTTCATCGAGGAGTGCGGCATGCGCACCGTGCCGGTACCACTGGACGGCGAGGGGGTGGACGTGGACCGCCTCGCCGCCACCGGCGCCCGCGCCGTCCTGGTCACGCCCGCGCACCAGTTCCCGACCGGCATCACCATGTCACCGGCCCGCCGGCAGGCGCTGGTCCGGTGGGCGCAGGACGTGGACGGGCTGATCATCGAGGACGACTACGACGGTGAGTTCTGGTTCGACCAGAGCCACCGCCCCAGCTCCCTTCAGGAGTTGGCGCCGGATCAGGTGATCTACGCGGGCACCGCGAGCAAGGCCCTGGTGCCCGGGCTGCGGCTCGGGTGGCTGGCCGTCCCGCCGCACCTGTCGGCGCTGCTCAGCAAGGTCCGCTCCCGGCACGACCTCGGCTCGGACGGCATCACCCAGCGCGCCTTCTCCGAGCTGATCACCAGCGGCATGCTCGACCGCCATCTGCGCCGGGTCCGCTCCCGGTACCGCTCCCGTCGGGAGGCGTTCACCCAGGCCGTCGAGCTCCACCTGCCCTGCGCGGGGATCGTCGGCTCCTCGGCCGGTCTGCACGCCTACCTCCAACTCCCGGCCGACATCGAGGAATCGCCGCTGGTGGAGGCCGCGTTGCGCCGCTCGGTGCTGGTGCACGGCGGCAAGCGCTACCAGTTCACCCCGGGTGAGCGGCCGCCCGCGCTGGTGGTCGGCTACTCCACCCTGCCGCTGGCCGGCATCGCCGAGTCGATGTTCGCGATCCGGGACGCGGTGGACGAACAGCGGGCCGCGCGCGGCAGGTTCGCCACCGGCGGCCCGGTCGCGCACCGGCGGGCCGGCCAGCGCAAGGCCGTCCACAGCCGGTCCTGA
- a CDS encoding phosphoribosylanthranilate isomerase translates to MYVKICGLRTAPDVAAAVAAGADAVGFVFTESPRQVAPELVRELLTEVPEGVLSVGVFREEPAAYVRSAVLASGVGAVQLHGSHPPAAFAELRDVGRKLARATAASVAAGSACGDFGEDLLILDSPVPGSGEPWDWSQLGAEPPTGRWLLAGGLNPGNVAEAIAAARPWGVDVSSGVEARRGVKDPALIAEFVARAKA, encoded by the coding sequence GTGTACGTCAAGATCTGCGGTCTGCGGACCGCGCCCGATGTGGCCGCCGCCGTGGCGGCCGGGGCCGACGCGGTTGGCTTCGTGTTCACGGAGAGCCCCCGGCAGGTCGCGCCCGAGCTGGTGCGGGAGCTGCTGACCGAGGTGCCCGAGGGGGTGCTCTCGGTCGGGGTGTTCCGGGAGGAGCCGGCCGCGTACGTCCGGTCGGCGGTGCTGGCCTCGGGGGTGGGGGCGGTGCAGCTGCACGGCAGCCACCCGCCGGCGGCCTTCGCAGAACTGCGGGATGTGGGACGGAAGTTGGCCCGGGCCACCGCCGCTTCGGTGGCCGCGGGCAGCGCCTGCGGTGACTTCGGCGAGGACCTGCTGATCCTGGATTCGCCGGTGCCGGGCTCCGGCGAGCCGTGGGACTGGTCCCAGCTGGGAGCCGAGCCGCCGACCGGCCGGTGGCTGCTGGCCGGCGGCCTGAACCCGGGGAACGTGGCCGAGGCGATCGCGGCGGCCCGCCCGTGGGGCGTGGACGTGTCCAGCGGAGTGGAGGCCCGGCGCGGGGTGAAGGACCCGGCCCTGATCGCCGAGTTCGTGGCGCGGGCGAAGGCCTGA
- a CDS encoding DMT family transporter, with translation MTLDSATLRGSLCAGTAMVSVGSSAAVSPLLVDYPLLAGQGWRYLVAGLLLLLAGRRAAATPRLTPRQWLRVGALAATGMAGFNVFLLKAVEHATPSTVGAVVGAAPVVLAVAGPLGAGRRPSGRIALCAAVTTLGVAVIQTFGTGSPLSLLYAVGALACECCFSLLAVPLLPVLGPRRLSGLACLVAAPMLGLCAALVEGRAALRPPTGTQGLALAYLTLVVTALAFFLWYAGIGLLGVDRAGLFAGIIPLTAVLLGPLLGTGTLAPSALLGAVLVGGAVLYGVTARTPSTQASTGSRGLGTDSGSSVPATASRTVREP, from the coding sequence ATGACTCTCGATTCCGCCACCCTGCGCGGCAGTCTCTGCGCAGGCACCGCCATGGTCTCCGTCGGCAGCTCCGCCGCCGTGAGCCCGCTGCTCGTCGACTACCCGCTGCTGGCCGGCCAGGGCTGGCGGTACCTGGTGGCCGGGCTGCTGCTCCTGCTGGCCGGGCGCCGGGCGGCGGCCACCCCGCGACTCACCCCGCGGCAGTGGCTGCGGGTGGGTGCGCTCGCCGCGACCGGCATGGCCGGCTTCAACGTCTTCCTGCTCAAGGCGGTCGAGCACGCCACCCCCTCCACGGTCGGCGCGGTGGTCGGCGCCGCGCCGGTCGTGCTGGCCGTGGCCGGTCCGCTCGGCGCGGGCCGCCGCCCGTCCGGGCGGATCGCGCTCTGTGCCGCGGTCACCACCCTCGGGGTGGCGGTGATCCAGACCTTCGGCACCGGCAGCCCGCTCAGCCTGCTCTACGCGGTCGGCGCCCTCGCCTGCGAGTGCTGTTTCTCGCTGCTCGCCGTCCCGCTGCTGCCCGTGCTCGGCCCGCGCCGGCTCTCCGGCCTGGCCTGCCTGGTGGCCGCCCCGATGCTCGGCCTCTGCGCCGCCCTGGTCGAGGGCCGGGCCGCGCTCCGGCCGCCCACCGGCACGCAGGGCCTGGCGCTGGCCTACCTCACCCTGGTGGTCACCGCGCTCGCCTTCTTCCTCTGGTACGCGGGCATCGGCCTGCTGGGCGTGGACCGGGCCGGGCTGTTCGCGGGCATCATCCCGCTCACCGCCGTGCTGCTCGGCCCGCTGCTGGGCACCGGCACCCTGGCGCCGTCCGCCCTGCTCGGCGCGGTGCTGGTCGGCGGCGCCGTGCTCTACGGCGTCACCGCCCGCACCCCGTCGACTCAGGCCTCGACCGGCTCCCGTGGCCTCGGCACCGACAGCGGCTCGTCCGTCCCGGCCACGGCCAGCCGCACCGTCCGGGAGCCGTAG
- a CDS encoding MFS transporter, with the protein MSEVATGAKGGALWRHRDFLRLWAGQTVALFGAQVTLLALPLTAMQLLDASAGQLGLLNALEYLPVACVTLLAGVLADRVRRRPLLIAANLGRALMLAVIPVMAWTDGLSMGLLYTVAFVTGLFTAQFDVAYQAYLPSLIERRLLVEGNSKLQSSQSIAQTAGQGLSGVLIQLLTAPVAVVVNSAGYLVSVVSLLLIRSPEPVRTAPRRSVRAEIAEGFRVTMAQPVLRVVMAESAWFNLLWDVVLVVVPIYGVRELHLGAAGLGLVIAAGSVGAFGGSLVARRLGDRLGSGRAMTAGMLLASAALVLLPLAGGPTWQVVAVLTAGFVLNGFGMTVFNVHSVALRQALVATELTGRVSATFRFAAFAVIPVGGFLGGLLAGWLGARAALAVVVAGLLAGAVVFYGSRTVRLAVAGTDEPLSVPRPREPVEA; encoded by the coding sequence GTGTCTGAGGTCGCGACGGGTGCGAAGGGCGGCGCGCTCTGGCGCCACCGGGACTTCCTGCGCCTGTGGGCGGGCCAGACCGTCGCCCTGTTCGGCGCCCAGGTGACGCTGCTGGCTCTGCCGTTGACCGCGATGCAGCTGCTGGACGCCTCCGCCGGGCAGCTCGGCCTGCTGAACGCGCTGGAGTACCTGCCGGTGGCCTGCGTGACGCTGCTGGCCGGGGTGCTGGCCGACCGGGTGCGCCGCCGCCCGCTCCTGATCGCCGCCAACCTGGGCCGGGCGCTGATGCTGGCCGTGATCCCGGTGATGGCCTGGACGGACGGCCTGTCCATGGGCCTGCTATACACGGTGGCCTTCGTCACCGGCCTGTTCACCGCCCAGTTCGACGTGGCGTACCAGGCGTACCTGCCCTCGCTGATCGAGCGCCGGCTGCTGGTGGAGGGCAACAGCAAGCTGCAGTCCAGCCAGTCGATCGCGCAGACCGCCGGCCAGGGCCTGAGCGGTGTGCTGATCCAGCTGCTCACCGCGCCGGTGGCGGTCGTGGTCAACTCGGCCGGGTACCTGGTCTCGGTGGTCTCGCTGCTCCTGATCCGCAGCCCGGAGCCGGTGCGGACGGCGCCCCGGCGCAGCGTCCGGGCGGAGATCGCCGAGGGCTTCCGGGTGACCATGGCGCAGCCGGTGCTCCGGGTGGTGATGGCCGAGTCGGCCTGGTTCAACCTGCTCTGGGACGTGGTGCTGGTGGTGGTACCGATCTACGGCGTGCGTGAACTCCACCTCGGGGCTGCCGGGTTGGGGCTGGTGATCGCGGCGGGCAGCGTCGGTGCGTTCGGCGGCTCGCTGGTGGCCCGGCGGCTCGGTGACCGGCTGGGCAGCGGTCGGGCGATGACCGCCGGGATGCTGCTGGCCAGCGCCGCGCTGGTGCTGCTGCCGCTGGCGGGCGGGCCGACCTGGCAGGTGGTCGCCGTGCTGACCGCGGGGTTCGTGCTGAACGGCTTCGGCATGACGGTGTTCAACGTGCACTCGGTGGCGCTGCGGCAGGCGCTGGTGGCGACCGAGCTCACCGGACGGGTGAGCGCGACCTTCCGGTTCGCCGCCTTCGCGGTGATCCCGGTCGGCGGGTTCCTCGGCGGCCTGCTCGCGGGGTGGCTGGGGGCGCGGGCCGCGCTCGCCGTCGTGGTGGCCGGGCTGCTGGCCGGGGCGGTGGTCTTCTACGGCTCCCGGACGGTGCGGCTGGCCGTGGCCGGGACGGACGAGCCGCTGTCGGTGCCGAGGCCACGGGAGCCGGTCGAGGCCTGA
- a CDS encoding ATP-grasp domain-containing protein → MVRVAIVEPRSSGCQLIDRARELGHRVVVLTADEGERRIQRRHLDGAAQTVVLDTNDDEAVRARLRTLHAQDPFAAVVPGFEHYVPVAAAAAAELGLPGISARSATALRHKHVMRARVAEHGIDQPRHVLVSDEGQLAASVRAVGLPCVVKPVDQSGSLNVVKAGTEAQALAAFRRIHGYGSGYLGRTGLPLVLVEEYVAGPEYSVEGYVSSGEAVVLAVTEKHLGPEPWFVETGHLVPAPLADGPRAGVEEYARATVRALGLELGPFHAELRLGDRGPLLMEVAARLPGDRIPDLLRLATGADLYELTLRCHLGLPGPRPVLRAGHAGVRYFQRPELDRYARMVVDEAVAADPAVREIGALIAPGEPVPPPGSSAGRLGYVIATGPAPEAVTAALDAAELGIAFEPLNPSEEPTVGRHVLILNRWNNKFAEYHRYLDHTVDRVAYLTTAAGQQPLDAGLAEHIRVVRDLSDRAEVSAAALELQARYGQFTHVLGLSEFDLELGAELRELLGVPGKGVEDVRLVRDKVVMKAAVAEAGLRVPVNRPVRSAAEVRAFAAEHGYPFVLKPRAGADSQDVYVLRTPEATDQALAQVELTAFQCEEFIEGNLYQVDGVVSGGVLRTIRSWRCLGSCLDFATGTPFGSVANDDAEFEARVVEFTEGVLKALRLTDEVFHLEVFRAAGTDEIVFLEIGARAGGGQVRFVWEEVYGVDLIAASVQVQLGIERAYPRADIGGEVAGYLMMPEPPVRPAVVHRVASLTGAIPELYTEALPPAGAVLDGNGGAVHTAGAFRFRAASSARVQEAIETAVKLYEMDWSPLEPSGV, encoded by the coding sequence ATGGTGAGGGTGGCGATCGTCGAACCCCGTTCCTCCGGCTGCCAGTTGATCGACCGGGCCCGGGAGCTCGGCCACCGGGTGGTGGTGCTGACCGCCGACGAGGGCGAACGGCGGATCCAGCGGCGCCACTTGGACGGCGCGGCGCAGACGGTGGTGCTGGACACCAATGACGACGAGGCCGTCCGGGCGCGCCTGCGCACCCTGCACGCGCAGGATCCGTTCGCGGCCGTGGTGCCGGGCTTCGAGCACTACGTGCCGGTGGCCGCCGCCGCGGCGGCGGAGCTGGGGCTGCCCGGGATATCGGCGCGCAGCGCGACCGCGCTGCGGCACAAGCACGTGATGCGGGCCCGGGTGGCCGAGCACGGGATCGACCAGCCCCGGCACGTCCTGGTCTCCGACGAAGGGCAACTCGCCGCCTCGGTGCGGGCCGTGGGCCTGCCGTGCGTGGTGAAGCCGGTGGACCAGTCCGGCAGCCTGAACGTGGTGAAGGCCGGCACCGAGGCGCAGGCACTGGCCGCGTTCCGCCGCATCCACGGGTACGGCTCCGGCTACCTGGGCCGCACCGGGCTGCCGTTGGTGCTGGTCGAGGAGTACGTGGCCGGGCCGGAGTACAGCGTCGAGGGCTACGTCTCCTCGGGCGAGGCCGTGGTGCTCGCGGTGACCGAGAAGCACCTCGGGCCGGAGCCCTGGTTCGTCGAGACCGGCCACCTCGTCCCGGCGCCACTGGCCGACGGGCCGCGGGCCGGGGTGGAGGAGTACGCGCGGGCCACGGTCCGCGCGCTCGGGCTCGAACTCGGGCCTTTCCACGCCGAGTTGCGGCTAGGTGACCGCGGTCCGCTGCTGATGGAGGTGGCCGCCCGGCTGCCGGGCGACCGCATCCCCGACCTGCTCCGGCTGGCCACCGGCGCCGACCTGTACGAGCTGACGCTGCGCTGCCACCTCGGGCTGCCCGGCCCGCGTCCGGTGCTGCGGGCCGGCCACGCCGGTGTGCGGTACTTCCAGCGCCCCGAACTCGACCGGTACGCCCGGATGGTGGTGGACGAAGCCGTCGCCGCCGACCCCGCCGTCCGGGAGATCGGCGCGCTGATCGCCCCCGGCGAGCCCGTGCCGCCGCCGGGCAGCTCGGCCGGCCGGCTCGGGTACGTGATCGCCACCGGGCCGGCCCCGGAGGCGGTCACCGCCGCCCTCGACGCGGCCGAACTCGGCATCGCCTTCGAACCGTTGAACCCCTCTGAGGAGCCCACCGTGGGACGGCACGTCCTGATCCTGAACCGCTGGAACAACAAGTTCGCCGAGTACCACCGCTACCTGGACCACACGGTGGACCGGGTGGCCTACCTGACCACCGCAGCCGGGCAGCAGCCGCTGGACGCCGGCCTGGCCGAGCACATCAGGGTGGTGCGTGACCTCTCCGACCGGGCCGAGGTGTCCGCCGCCGCCCTCGAACTCCAAGCGAGGTACGGGCAGTTCACCCATGTGCTGGGGCTCTCCGAGTTCGACCTGGAGCTGGGCGCCGAGCTGCGCGAACTGCTCGGCGTGCCGGGCAAGGGCGTCGAGGACGTCCGACTGGTCCGGGACAAGGTGGTGATGAAGGCCGCCGTGGCCGAGGCCGGGCTCCGGGTGCCGGTGAACCGGCCCGTCCGGTCGGCGGCCGAGGTCCGGGCGTTCGCCGCCGAGCACGGCTACCCGTTCGTGCTCAAGCCGCGCGCGGGAGCGGACAGCCAGGACGTGTACGTGCTGCGGACGCCGGAGGCGACGGACCAGGCGCTGGCCCAGGTCGAGCTGACGGCCTTCCAGTGCGAGGAGTTCATCGAGGGCAACCTCTACCAGGTGGACGGGGTGGTCTCGGGCGGGGTGCTGCGCACCATCCGCAGCTGGCGCTGCCTGGGCTCCTGCCTGGACTTCGCGACCGGCACCCCGTTCGGCTCGGTGGCCAACGACGACGCCGAATTCGAGGCCCGGGTGGTCGAGTTCACCGAGGGCGTGCTGAAGGCGCTCCGGCTCACCGACGAGGTCTTCCACCTGGAGGTGTTCCGGGCCGCGGGCACCGACGAGATCGTCTTCCTGGAGATCGGGGCCCGGGCCGGTGGCGGCCAGGTGCGGTTCGTCTGGGAGGAGGTGTACGGCGTCGACCTGATCGCGGCCTCCGTGCAGGTGCAGCTCGGCATCGAGCGGGCGTACCCCCGGGCGGACATCGGCGGCGAGGTGGCGGGCTACCTGATGATGCCCGAGCCGCCCGTCCGCCCGGCCGTGGTGCACCGGGTGGCCTCGCTGACCGGGGCCATTCCGGAGCTGTACACCGAGGCGCTGCCGCCGGCCGGCGCGGTGCTGGACGGCAACGGCGGCGCGGTGCACACGGCGGGCGCCTTCCGCTTCCGGGCGGCGAGCTCGGCCCGGGTGCAGGAGGCGATCGAGACCGCCGTGAAGCTGTACGAGATGGACTGGTCGCCCCTGGAGCCCTCCGGTGTCTGA
- a CDS encoding SpoIIE family protein phosphatase, with amino-acid sequence MTGVRSLLSVHSLAGRLFLGELVVVLLLVAAAVAAMVLQARSSADAEARRVTSSVAESFAHAPGTVAALESADPTAALQPQAERVRMTTGVDSVVVFDTSFVQLTSPYPDYLGRPYSPPAEVAQKVLPELRSGRSVTFDLSDHGYRSVATAVPVFGPDGHSKGVVAVNITVGKVNSVVTSHLPVLIGGTAAAVALAAIATALAARRLLRQTHGLGPTELARMYDHHNAVLHAVREGVLIVSDDGRLLLANDEARRLLDLPPDAEQRPVVDLGLDPATTALLTGESGASVGGEVTDVIHRAGDRLLAVNKRPTAPYGGLPGSVVTLRDSTELHELSTRMAAAGQRSRLLHEAGMRIGRTLDMTRTCEELAEVAVDGFADTVAVDLLDEVTQGEDPERAGRRLRRTAVRGAEDPRVAPVGSEVTARDGAAQGGSLTTARAVLAEDGAAVVAPLLVRGLVLGLVEFRRGAGREPFDQDDLVLAEELAARAAVSIDNARRFTREHGLAVALQHSLLPRSLPERTGLEVAYRYLPAHAGVGGDWFDVIGLPGFRTALVVGDVVGHGISAAVAMGRLRTTIRNFSALDLPPEEVLGRLDELVAQLDEEVAGLEIAGSTCVYAVYDPVSGSCVLAGAGHLRPALISPDGTVTYPELPVSPPLGVGGHPFETTELHLPTGSRLVLFTDGLVETRDTDIDVGLTRLRGALAAHADRTPEEICEAVTRTVLVGHPADDVALLVARTSLLAADRVAEWEVPMDPAAVAPVRTACAHQVARWGLEELGFATELILSELITNAIRYGAPPVRVRLLYDTTLVCEVTDASSTAPHLRWAATTDEGGRGIFLVAQLTHRWGTRYTPQGKVIWCEQLPPETPGTPDRPVGLAGLEDLGPVP; translated from the coding sequence GTGACCGGGGTGCGCTCGCTGCTGTCGGTGCACAGCCTGGCCGGGCGGCTCTTCCTCGGCGAGCTGGTGGTGGTCCTGCTGCTGGTGGCCGCGGCCGTGGCGGCCATGGTGCTGCAGGCCCGCTCCAGCGCCGACGCCGAGGCCCGCCGGGTGACCAGCAGCGTGGCCGAGTCCTTCGCCCACGCGCCCGGCACGGTGGCCGCCCTGGAGAGCGCCGACCCGACGGCCGCCCTGCAGCCCCAGGCCGAGCGGGTGCGGATGACCACCGGGGTGGACTCGGTGGTGGTCTTCGACACCAGCTTCGTCCAGCTCACCTCGCCCTACCCCGACTACCTCGGTCGGCCGTACAGCCCGCCGGCGGAGGTGGCCCAGAAGGTGCTGCCCGAGCTGCGCTCCGGCCGCTCGGTCACCTTCGACCTCTCCGACCACGGGTACCGCTCCGTCGCCACCGCGGTGCCGGTCTTCGGGCCGGACGGCCACAGCAAGGGCGTCGTCGCGGTCAACATCACCGTCGGCAAGGTCAACTCGGTGGTCACCAGCCACCTGCCGGTGCTGATCGGCGGCACCGCCGCCGCCGTCGCGCTGGCCGCGATCGCCACCGCGCTGGCGGCCCGCCGGCTGCTGCGCCAGACCCACGGCCTCGGGCCCACCGAGCTGGCCCGGATGTACGACCACCACAACGCGGTGCTCCACGCGGTGCGCGAGGGCGTGCTGATCGTCAGCGACGACGGACGGCTGCTGCTCGCCAACGACGAGGCCCGCCGGCTGCTCGACCTGCCGCCCGACGCCGAACAGCGCCCGGTCGTCGACCTGGGCCTGGACCCGGCCACCACGGCGCTGCTCACCGGCGAGAGCGGAGCGAGTGTCGGGGGCGAGGTGACCGACGTGATCCACCGGGCCGGCGACCGGCTGCTCGCGGTCAACAAGCGGCCCACCGCCCCGTACGGCGGCCTGCCCGGCAGCGTGGTGACGCTGCGCGACTCGACCGAGCTGCACGAGCTCAGCACCCGGATGGCCGCCGCCGGCCAGCGCAGCCGGCTGCTGCACGAGGCGGGCATGCGGATCGGCCGCACCCTGGACATGACCCGCACCTGCGAGGAGCTCGCCGAGGTGGCCGTCGACGGGTTCGCCGACACCGTCGCGGTCGACCTGCTGGACGAGGTGACCCAGGGAGAGGATCCGGAACGGGCCGGACGCCGGCTGCGCCGCACCGCCGTCCGCGGGGCCGAGGACCCGCGGGTCGCCCCGGTGGGCAGCGAGGTCACGGCCCGCGACGGGGCGGCCCAGGGCGGCAGCCTGACCACGGCCCGGGCGGTGCTGGCGGAGGACGGGGCCGCGGTGGTGGCCCCGCTGCTGGTGCGCGGGCTGGTGCTGGGGCTGGTGGAGTTCCGGCGCGGGGCCGGGCGGGAGCCGTTCGACCAGGACGACCTGGTGCTGGCGGAGGAGCTGGCGGCCCGGGCGGCGGTCTCGATCGACAACGCCCGGCGGTTCACCCGGGAGCACGGCCTCGCGGTGGCCCTGCAGCACAGCCTGCTGCCGCGCAGCCTGCCGGAGCGCACCGGCCTGGAGGTGGCGTACCGCTACCTGCCGGCCCACGCGGGGGTCGGCGGGGACTGGTTCGACGTGATCGGCCTGCCGGGGTTCCGCACCGCGCTGGTGGTCGGCGACGTGGTCGGCCACGGCATCAGCGCGGCGGTGGCGATGGGGCGGCTGCGCACCACCATCCGCAACTTCTCCGCGCTGGACCTGCCGCCGGAGGAGGTGCTCGGCCGGCTGGACGAACTGGTGGCCCAGCTGGACGAGGAGGTGGCGGGGCTGGAGATCGCGGGGTCGACCTGCGTGTACGCGGTCTACGACCCGGTCTCCGGCAGCTGCGTGCTGGCCGGGGCCGGCCACCTGCGGCCGGCCCTGATCTCGCCGGACGGCACGGTGACCTACCCGGAGCTCCCGGTCTCCCCGCCGCTCGGCGTCGGCGGTCACCCGTTCGAGACCACCGAGCTCCACCTCCCCACCGGCTCCCGCCTGGTGCTCTTCACCGACGGGCTGGTGGAGACCCGCGACACCGACATCGACGTCGGGCTGACGCGGCTGCGCGGCGCCCTGGCCGCCCACGCCGACCGGACCCCGGAGGAGATCTGCGAGGCGGTCACCCGCACCGTCCTGGTCGGCCACCCGGCCGACGACGTGGCCCTCCTGGTGGCTCGGACCAGCCTGCTGGCCGCCGACCGGGTGGCCGAGTGGGAGGTCCCGATGGACCCGGCCGCGGTGGCCCCGGTCCGCACGGCCTGCGCCCACCAGGTGGCCCGCTGGGGCCTGGAGGAGCTGGGCTTCGCCACCGAACTCATCCTCAGCGAACTGATCACCAACGCCATCCGCTACGGCGCGCCCCCGGTCCGCGTCCGCCTCCTCTACGACACCACCCTGGTCTGCGAGGTCACCGACGCCTCCAGCACCGCCCCCCACCTCCGCTGGGCCGCCACCACCGACGAGGGCGGCCGCGGCATCTTCCTGGTCGCCCAGCTCACCCACCGCTGGGGCACCCGCTACACCCCGCAGGGCAAGGTCATCTGGTGCGAACAACTCCCGCCCGAGACCCCCGGAACCCCCGATCGCCCAGTGGGCCTGGCCGGCCTGGAAGACCTGGGGCCGGTGCCCTGA
- a CDS encoding LLM class F420-dependent oxidoreductase, translated as MRIGLTVPSFKWPGGPGQIGEHLARIASTADQAGLASLWVMDHFFQARNNGRPEDPMLDGYTALSFAAAHTSRISLGTLCTGVTYRHPGLLGKLITSLDVLSKGRTYLGIGAAWYEEEHTGLGVPFPPVAERFERLEETLQIILKMFSDDQTPHLGRHYRLDRPLNSPPPVGRVDADRPHPPILIGGSGERKTLRLVAQYGDACNLFDTPDLPRKLTVLREHCARLGRPYEAIEKTALTNFPWKDDPRNDPKAAVAHLTRLAGWGIEHAVVAMPGIHRPDAIAALAKVAEEVADVPPQEH; from the coding sequence ATGCGCATCGGACTGACTGTCCCCTCGTTCAAGTGGCCGGGTGGCCCCGGCCAGATCGGCGAGCACCTGGCTCGGATCGCGAGCACGGCCGACCAGGCGGGCCTGGCCAGTCTCTGGGTCATGGACCACTTCTTCCAGGCCCGGAACAACGGGCGCCCCGAGGACCCGATGCTCGACGGGTACACGGCCCTGTCGTTCGCGGCTGCCCACACCTCGCGGATCAGCCTGGGGACGCTCTGCACGGGTGTGACCTACCGGCACCCCGGCCTGCTCGGGAAGCTGATCACCTCGCTCGACGTGCTGTCCAAGGGGCGGACGTACCTCGGGATCGGCGCCGCCTGGTACGAGGAGGAGCACACCGGGCTGGGCGTGCCGTTCCCGCCGGTCGCCGAACGCTTCGAGCGACTGGAGGAGACGCTGCAGATCATCCTGAAGATGTTCTCGGACGACCAGACTCCCCACCTCGGCCGGCACTACCGCCTCGACCGCCCCTTGAACTCGCCGCCGCCGGTGGGCCGGGTCGACGCCGACCGCCCGCACCCCCCGATCCTGATCGGCGGGTCCGGCGAACGGAAGACCCTGCGGCTGGTCGCCCAGTACGGCGACGCCTGCAATCTCTTCGACACCCCGGACCTGCCGCGCAAGCTCACCGTGCTGCGCGAGCACTGCGCCCGCCTCGGTCGGCCCTACGAGGCGATCGAGAAGACCGCGCTCACCAACTTCCCCTGGAAGGACGACCCGCGCAACGACCCGAAGGCCGCGGTGGCCCACCTGACCAGACTGGCCGGCTGGGGTATCGAGCACGCCGTCGTGGCCATGCCGGGCATCCACCGACCCGACGCGATCGCGGCCCTGGCCAAGGTCGCCGAGGAGGTCGCGGACGTCCCGCCGCAGGAGCACTGA